GGGCGGAAAGTTAATAATTTTGTTGACAGTTGGTTTAAAAAGGTTATAATAATTAGCTATGAAAATTATAAACAGGATCTTGAAGGGAGGGATATAGATGACCGGTGTAAGGGTTCGCGACGATGAGTCTTTTGAAAAAGCCCTGCGCCGCTTCAACAAGTTTTGCGAAAAAACTGGCATTCTTTCTGATATAAAGAAGCATCAGCATTTCGAAAAGCCTTCTGAGCGGCGTAAGAGAAAGCTGAATGCCGCCCGTAGGAAAAATCGCAAATTCAATTCGGAGGGCTAAGCTCCCATGTCACTCCTTGATCGGATTGACGCAGACTTAATTAAGGCCCTGAAGGCCGGCGATAGATTCAAAGCGACCGTCCTCCGGGGCCTTAAATCTGACATAAAATACAAAAAAATCGAAAAGAGGGACGAGCTTACCGACGATGACATCATCGGGGTCTTAAGCACGGCCGCCAAAAGAAGAGGCGATTCTATCGAGCAG
The DNA window shown above is from Candidatus Zixiibacteriota bacterium and carries:
- the rpsU gene encoding 30S ribosomal protein S21, whose product is MTGVRVRDDESFEKALRRFNKFCEKTGILSDIKKHQHFEKPSERRKRKLNAARRKNRKFNSEG